The segment CGATCGCGATGGTCCCGAACGTAACGGTCGCCGAGTCGATTGCAGCGTCCTGCTTCACGTTGCTAGGTGACGCCAACCGGGTCGTCTGCACGGATCTCAGCTTTCCTTCCGTTCGACGGATCTGGGAGAGAGTTCCTGGCGCAAAGGTGACCACGGTCCGGAGCTGGGACGGAACGACGATCCCGACAGAGACGTTCGTAGCGACAATCGGCGAGCGCACCGCTCTCGTGATCATCGGTCACGTCCTGTTTCCCAGCTCGTACATGCAGGACGCAAAGGCGATCATCGAACGGGCGCATGACGTTGGCGCGATGGTGGTCCTCGACGTGTACCAGTCAGCAGGGGTGATACCGATCGATCTCGTTGCACTGGGGGCCGACTTCGCCGTCGGCGGCTCCGCGAAGTGGCTCTGCGGCGGGCTCGGCGCCGGCTGGCTGTACGTCCGCAAGGAGCTGCAGCCAAGTCTCGAACCGAGATTGGCCGCATGGCCCGGTGACCGTTCCCCCTTCGACATCCACACACAAGACGCTGCGTCGCAGGACGGCATGTGGCGCTTCGTGTCCGGCACCCCGAACGTGCCGGCGCTCTACACGGCGAGGGCAGGCTATCGAATCATCAGAGAGGCTCGAGTAGCGGCGATTCGTGACAACTCGCTTCGCATGACCGGCAGGCTCATCGAGATCGGTGACCGGCTTGGGATTCCCCTCATGGCGAACCGCGACCCGAACCGGCGCGGGGGCACGGTGACGTTCGCCGTCGAGGATGCGCAGCGGGTTGCCGCACGCCTCGCCGAGCGACAGGTCATCGTCGAAGCCGTGCCGGAGGTCGGCATCAGCGTCGGTCCACATTTCTACAACAACGACGAAGACATCGACCGCTTCGAGGCGGCCCTCCGGCACGTC is part of the Gammaproteobacteria bacterium genome and harbors:
- a CDS encoding aminotransferase class V-fold PLP-dependent enzyme, which encodes MDFASYRNQFPVLEKAAYLVSHSLGAMPLDAKEELELYTNEWATRGVGAWTEGWWDTPLSVGDELAPIVGAPPGSIAMVPNVTVAESIAASCFTLLGDANRVVCTDLSFPSVRRIWERVPGAKVTTVRSWDGTTIPTETFVATIGERTALVIIGHVLFPSSYMQDAKAIIERAHDVGAMVVLDVYQSAGVIPIDLVALGADFAVGGSAKWLCGGLGAGWLYVRKELQPSLEPRLAAWPGDRSPFDIHTQDAASQDGMWRFVSGTPNVPALYTARAGYRIIREARVAAIRDNSLRMTGRLIEIGDRLGIPLMANRDPNRRGGTVTFAVEDAQRVAARLAERQVIVEAVPEVGISVGPHFYNNDEDIDRFEAALRHV